GCGAGCAACCACCGCTACCACACCCACGATTATTATCAGGTCGATCCCTTATTGGGGGGGAATGCGGCTTTTATGGAATTGCTAGAAGCCGCCCATCACCGCGATATTAAAGTGGTTCTGGATGGGGTGTTTAACCATGCTAGTCGGGGGTTTTTCTGCTTCCACGACATTTTAGAGAATGGCCCTCACTCGCCTTGGTTAGACTGGTTCAAGGTTGAAGGCTGGCCCTTGTCTGCTTATGATGGCAACTATCCAGCAAATTATGTGGGTTGGGACGGAAATCGGGCTTTACCAGAATTTAATCACGAAAACCCCGAAGTCCGGGAATATATTATGCAGGTTGCCGAACATTGGTTGCGGCTGGGGATTGATGGTTGGCGCTTAGATGTGCCTTTTTGTATTACGGCTGAGGGTTTTTGGCAAGAATTTCGCGATCGCGTTAAGGCGGCTAACCCAGAAGCGTATATTGTGGGGGAAGTCTGGAGAGATGCGCGAGAATGGCTGCAAGGCGATCAGTTTGATGGGGTGATGAATTACTTGTTTACTGCCCCTACCATTGCTTTTGCTGCGGGCGATCGCGTTGACTTAGAACAAGTGCAAGATCGTTCCTATGACCCTTATCCTGCCCTATTCGCGCCCGACTACGCCCAAAAAATGCAGGAATTGCTCAAACTCTATCCTTGGGAAATTCAACTCACGCAACTCAATCTTCTCGCTAGCCACGATACTGCCAGATTACTTTCAATTGCAGGCGGCGATCCGGCTAGTGTTGAACTCTCTACCCTATTGCTACTGACTTTTCCCGGCGCGCCCAGTATCTATTATGGCGATGAGGTAGGTTTACCTGGCAAGTTAGATCCAGATTCGCGGCGCGGTTTTCCCCTAGAAGCCCATTGGAATCTTGAAGTATTGGCTTACCATCGTCAACTAATCGCAATTCGCCATCAGTACCGGGCCCTGCGGATAGGTTCCTATGAGGTGCTGTACGCTGAAGGAACGGTCTATGTTTTTGCTCGCTGTCTGGATGAGGAAGAACTCATTGTAGCGGTTAATGTGGGTACGGAACCCGCCAAAGTCCATTTTGAGGTCAATTCCCTTAAAACTCAACCCAAACAACACCTCTACGGTTCTGCTGAAGCCACTTGGACAGATGAACTCACGCTTTCATTACCTGCACGTAGCGGCTCGATCCTAGCTTAACTGGGAATTGGGAATTGGGAGTTGGGGGTTGGGGAAGAAGAGGATGGGGAGATGGGGAGATAGGAGAAGAAGGGAGTTGGAAATTGGGAGTTGGGAGTTGGGGGAAGAAGGTAAATCGGCTATTATTCTAGATATCTACTCAGCACTGCTTCGCAGAAGCTAGCGCAACAGCACCCCTTTTCCCACTCAGAACTCGGAACACCGCTACTGGATGTGCAAGCTACGGAACTTTGCACTTGGTACTCCTTTTCCTTCTCAGAACACCGCCACTGGATGTGCAAGCTACGGAACTCAGAACTTTGCACTCTTTCCCCCCACCCCCCCACCCTCTTCTCACTCAGCACTCAGCACTTTACACTCAGCACTCACTTCCCCCTCCCGTTAAGTAGATTGCTGAATCACAATAGGTAATAAGGCACTCTTATGATACGGGCTATTGAATGGGGAGGAGGCTTGCATGTATGTGTATCGGACAACTCGATTTAATCAGAAAGCTGAGGCGTTTGGATTGCGATCGCATCTGGATCGCTTAGAGTTAGAACTAGAAGCCCTGAGCTTTCAGGAGGTGCAGGCGCACTTTAAGCGATTGTATCCCTATCTCAAACGCAAGGCGGATAACAATCTGCGGCTGATTGCCAAAATTGTCAGAGTGGAGGAGACTCCGGTACTCTGTTTGCTGGATATCTTTAAGCGGGGCGATCGCGAGTATGAGGTGTTTCTCAAAAATCGTCAAGCCTACGGACAGCAGCACCTAGAACCCCTGTTAAAAGAGGCTCAATTGCGTCAGTGGCTGATAGGACGCCTCTCCACCCCGTCAGGAACGCCCACGATCCCCCCTATACAGGCTCGCCCAGAACTACTTCCCTGGTTCGATCCGCCGGGTTGGAAGCGCAATACGCAAGAGGCTCTTATCTATGAAAGCCAGGTGTGGTTAAGCTACTTTAAGCAACTGGAAAACCGCAATTCTCAGCAATATCAGCGGTTTAATGAGTTACTCATTACCTTGATTGAGCAAGCAACGCCTTTGGAAACGGCGACAGATTGGCCGGGAGTAACGCTCGATTGCGACCCTGAGCGAGAACATTATATCCTGTTAAGCCGGATTCTCGCGGCGGATGAGGCTCCCCAAAATATTATCTTTTTATTAGCACCTTTTACCCATCAGCCAACGCCCGATGAGATTCGGGAGGTGGGGTTAAAAAATCATTTATTGAATGGTGGACGAAATATCTTAGCTGCACCTGTCTCTATTCATGAGATTAGAGCTAGGGCTAGGAGAGCTTATCCCAGTTATATCCTATTATGCGATAACTGGCTGGCTTTGGATGGAACTCAGGAAATGAATCTGGCACTTTCGGCGGAGGAAGAGGCCATTTTACACTCGGTTTCCCAAGCTACGTTTGCTCAAAATTCTTTACCCCTATTCCTCAACGGTCGGGCGGGTAGCGGTAAGTCTACCATGCTTTTTTATCTGTTTGCAGACTATTGCTATCGCAAGTTTTATCCCAAGTCAGGACAAGAACTTCCAGGCGAACCTTTATTCTTGACTTATAATGAGCGATTGCTCGATGTTGCGAAGGATAAGGTCTATCAAATTCTGACCTCCCATCATCGATTTGTGATGGAAATTCAAGACCAATCTACAATTCCCAGTCTTGAGGGATATTTTCAACCGTTTCAAAAGTTCTTGCTAAGGCTGTTACCACCAGAAGTTAGCCCAGATTTTACCTTAGAAAATTATATTTCTTTTCATCGCTTTAAGCAACTCTATCGCCGCTGTTCGCTGCCCAGTGCGAGGCGCTATTCTCCTGAACGATGTTGGCACGCGATCCGCACGTTTATTAAGGGATACGGCTTGGCTGAAGTGACGCCAGAGGAGTATCAAGAGGAGGTGCCTCGCAAAGAAAGAACGGTTCCGCTTGAGCAGTTTGAGGACATTTATGAGATTTGGAAGCAATGGTATGAAAAGTTATTAATTGAGGAGAGATATTGGGACGATCAAGATTTGGTTAAAGCGGTGCTGAGTTGCGATGCTTATGAAGCGAAGTATACGGCTATTTTCTGCGATGAGGCTCAAGATTTTACGCGATTAGAGTTGCAGCTAATCATGCGATTGTCTATCTTTTCGCGTTACGATTTGGCAGGTTATAGACCAATTTATAGTTTACCATTTGCGTTTGCGGGCGATCCGTTTCAAACGCTAAATCCTACTGGTTTTCGCTGGGAAAGTTTCCAGGCGGCTTTTTATAGTGAGGTGATTCATGCTTTAGATCCAACGGAGAAGTTAAACCTGGGAATGAATTTCCAGGAATTAGAATTTAACTATCGCTCATCTTCGCCAATTGTCCAGTTTAATAACTTGATTCAACTGTGGCGATATTTACTGTTTGACCTACAAAAAATTAACCCCCAAACTGTTTGGCGTTCGGGCGATGTAGAGCCGAAAAAGTTTGTTTTACAGGATAATATTTCTCTAGAAGAGTTGAGGAGTTATATTCAAGACACGATTTTGATTATTCCTTGTGAAGAGGGAGAGGAAAGTAATTATATTCGCAAGGATGAGATTCTGTCAGCAATTTTTACGCAATGGGAAGATAGCGACTCGCCGAAAAATGTGTTGAGCGCGATCGCAGCTAAGGGATTAGAATTTAAACGGGTGATTCTCTATAAGTTTGGAGAGTCTTGCGATGCTCAGTTTGGACAGTTTTTACAAAAAGCGATCGCGCTTAACTCTGATGTTACAGAACCCCATTTAGAAATTGAGTATTTCTTTAATAAGTTATATGTCGCCGCCAGCCGCGCCATTGAACGCTTGTTTATTATTGATTCCAGGAAAGGCGATCGCCAACTCTGGCAATTTGCAAGTAACCTCAACTACTTGAACGCCTCGGCATTAGAAGCTAAAATCTCCTCAAGCTGGAAAACCAGAGTGCGATCGCTGCAACTGGGAACTCCTGATAGCGCCCAAGAATTGCGCGAAGACGATCCGGAGTCAATTGCGATCGCCTTTGAACAAGAAGGCTTAAACTCCCAAAATCCCAAACTCCTGCGCCGCGCCAAACGCTATTATTCAGATATTGGTAAAATTAACCAAGCTGCGGTTTGTGAAGCTTGGGCGAAACGTTACGAACAAGAGTTTACCGCCGCCGGAAATGCTTTCTTAAACTTAGAACTTCCCCAACCCGCTTGGGAATGCTTCTGGGAAGGGTTATGTTGGTTGGAATTAGCCCAATGGTATCGCAACTATCCCCAAGAACGACCCGCAGAAAAGCCCATTGTTGACTTTATGGCAGAAGCTAGCCATACGCCCGCAAGCTTGCTAGCCTTTACCCAGTTTCTGCATCTGCAAATTAACGAACAGCAACTTGCAGATCGACGGTTTAGCAAACAATGGCAAAAAGCGATCGCGCATTACACGCAGCAGATCGGACAATTATACCATCAGGATACCCCTAGTTTAACCGATTTCGATTGGCAAACCTGCGGCGAAGTGGCGATCGCCTTTAAAGCGTCAGGTTTCCCCAATGCCTCTGTGACGGCGGGACATTGTTTCTACCGCGCCCAAAACTATCGAGAGGCGATAGAGTGTTATCAACAACATCCACCCTATCCTGCTGAATATTATCTCGCCCAAGCCTTAAATATTGGTTTCCCGGAAGGGCTAGCCCAATTAGAGAAAGTCGGCGATACTACGGTGTTAGAAGAACCGAGCGTTGCAGATCGGATTTATCAGGAGTGGAAAGCCGCACATCGACCTCAAGATCCCTTGTGGTTAAAGGCTGTTGCCCCTATTTTAGAGAAAAAACAGCGTTTTGAGAGTGCTTTACAAGCCTATATTCAACTGGATAGCTTTGGGAAAGCTAAACTCTGTTTTGAACGGTTAACCGCCAGGCGCTTACCGTTTCGCGATCTGCGGTTGTGGGTACGCTATCTGTTAGATCGGCACTATTGGTTAGAAGCGATCGCCACCTTAGAAAAGTATATCCCCCGCGTCAGGGCTTCGGAGTATGCCAAGTTACGTTTAGAGTGCGATGTCGTCTACTTTTTTGCCTGCGCCTCCTCGGTTGGGGATAAAATAGCGGTGAGCGATCGCAAGCGCTACGAAACTTACATTAAAAATCGCATCCTAGCGAACCCTGAATGGCAAAATCACCTCTATGTAGAACATATTGGCATTGCTTTAGAGAAAATCGGCGGTTTGGGGGTGACGCTTTCTTTCTATCAAGGCTATTGCGAAGACATCCAGCTTGAACCCCAGTTGCGCCAATGGATGCGAGAACGTTGGCTAGTCACCAAGAAGAAGCAAGAAGCCTATCATCGCAATAAGGGTAAAAATATTAAAGCGGAGTCGAATCACCGCGAAATTGTGGAAAAATCTCAAGAGTGGGGGGTAACGCTAACCCAACTTCCCTTCGAGCCGCCTGCACCTCCGACGGAAAGGCCTGCTAAAGTAACGGAAGATGCGCCACTTGTTCCCATTCGCGAAACGCCAAAAAGCACGCCGCAAACGGGTGAGGTTCAACAGTTTCGCCTGCGCCATCTGAGTATTCGGGTAATGAAAGCCACTCGCCAAATTGCGATCGCCGATCGTCTTAATCGCACCCAAGTCCGGGTAGACTTAGCTAATCTGCGTTTAATCATGGGTGGCGTTACGGTTGAAATGCAATCTTGCGATCACCTGCAAGTGACGCTAGCCGAAAGCGGCTATCAACTAACTGTGGTTTCTCCTACCCAAGTACAACTCGATGTGACAGGAGAGGAAACCCCATTTGTGATTAAATGGTAGAACTTGCGATCGCAATATCCCCACTGGCGGTTATCAGCTTGGGTTCCCCTTCCTAAAATCAGTCAGGTAAGCTGAGTTGAGGTAAGAAACCCAACAGCAGCCAGAGATGTATCGGATTTCGCTAAAATCAGGACATCCTCCTGAGTCAGGTAGGTTGGGTTGAGGAACGAAACCCAACACCAACAGCAGCCAGAGATGTATCGGATTTCGCTAAAATCAGGATATCCTCCTGAGTCAGGTAGGTTGGGTTAAGGAACGAAACCCAACACCAACAGCAGCCAGGGTGATGCGAAATTGCACTAAAATCAGGATATCCTCCTGAGTCAGGTAGGTTGGGTTGAGGAACGAAACCCAACACCAACAGCAGCCAGGGTTGTATTGGATTGCGCCAGAATCAGAGGTATTCTTAGTTTAGAGCGATCGCTCTTCCTTGGGTGGCAAGAAGCGATCGTCAAACACTTCTGATAAAGCGGGTTGGCGGGATAAATTAAACCCTTCTACCGTTAACCGAATCGTTTCTTCTAAGCGTTTTGGATCGACACTTCCTAAACCATTCGCCTGGGTTTCTGCATTAACCATTAACTTCTCTAAAGCAATTTCTAGACGCAGCTTTTCAGCTTCCATATCAATTAAGTTATCGCCTGCGGCTTTCACCACCTCTAAGGCGGCTTCCGGGTTTTCTATAGTATCTTTCAACCCGCGTAAATAAGCCCGAA
This window of the Desertifilum tharense IPPAS B-1220 genome carries:
- a CDS encoding glycoside hydrolase family 13 protein; its protein translation is MQIQTPDWVKHAVFYQIFPDRFARTQQSRKFLLKNARWEDWNEIPTLQGYKGGDLWGVMEQLDYLQDLGINAIYFTPIFQSASNHRYHTHDYYQVDPLLGGNAAFMELLEAAHHRDIKVVLDGVFNHASRGFFCFHDILENGPHSPWLDWFKVEGWPLSAYDGNYPANYVGWDGNRALPEFNHENPEVREYIMQVAEHWLRLGIDGWRLDVPFCITAEGFWQEFRDRVKAANPEAYIVGEVWRDAREWLQGDQFDGVMNYLFTAPTIAFAAGDRVDLEQVQDRSYDPYPALFAPDYAQKMQELLKLYPWEIQLTQLNLLASHDTARLLSIAGGDPASVELSTLLLLTFPGAPSIYYGDEVGLPGKLDPDSRRGFPLEAHWNLEVLAYHRQLIAIRHQYRALRIGSYEVLYAEGTVYVFARCLDEEELIVAVNVGTEPAKVHFEVNSLKTQPKQHLYGSAEATWTDELTLSLPARSGSILA